The window GATTCGCCATGACGCGACCGAAGCTGGCCCCAGGGAATCGACCCCAAGGAAAGCGCGGCGGTCGAGTCATGGCGCGCGACGTCCCCGCGGAAGGGGAAGGCTCGGGCAAGCAGCTGAGGCGAGACCTGAAGGCGATGCGCATCGCGGCCAAATGGACGGAGGAGCGCATGGCCGCGAAGCTCGGCCTCGACCTGGACGTCTTCCGGAGGCTCGAGGCCGGGGACGTGGCGCCGAACGGGGAGCTGCTCGCGGCGTGGCAGCGAGCGGT is drawn from Terriglobia bacterium and contains these coding sequences:
- a CDS encoding helix-turn-helix domain-containing protein, giving the protein MARDVPAEGEGSGKQLRRDLKAMRIAAKWTEERMAAKLGLDLDVFRRLEAGDVAPNGELLAAWQRAVALALIHAARHQASASRGLRRWRWES